The sequence TGGGGTTTTTCATTCGCAATTTTTACCAGTAAAAAAGCTAGCACAACGAGTTAATATATCAAATCCATAAACTTATCTCCAAATTTTTATTTTGCTATATGCAATACTATTAAAGAAATTATGTCTATGTTATATATAATTTATTCCTTATTTATTATTAAAAAAGGAAGAGTAATCGTTTATTTTAACTCTCCCTTATGGCTTTACGTTATAAAAGCTTTAATATATCATCCGGGTTTCCCAAGTCTTTCAGAATAACATCAGCTTCCTTTACAGTCTGTGGATTTCCTACGCCGACGGATAGCATGCCGGCTCTTTTTATAGCCTCAATACCCGCTTTTGAATCTTCAATACCGATACATAAACTGGGATCAACTTTAATGCCCTGCGCCGCATTTATGAATATTTCAGGATCCGGCTTTCCGTGCTTTATTTTGGCGGCATCGACTATATAATCGAACTTATCTTTTATTCCAAGGTTATCGATAACGGTATATGCATTTTTACTAACCGACGCAACAGCCGTTTTTATGCCTGATACCCTTAACCCATCGATAAGCTTTGATACTCCTGGAAGTATATCATGGGGCGTTATGCCCTTGATCATCTCTTTATAATATTCGTTCTTTCTATTTGCATAATACTCCTTTTCTCCGTCCGTAAAATGCCTATCGCTTCTCTCAAGTATTATTTCAAGAGATTCTAAACGGCTTACACCCTTTAATCTTTCATTTATCCTTTCATCAAAATATATATTGAGTTCGTCGGCCAACTTTTTCCATGCCAAATAATGATACTTTGCGGTATCTGTTATAACACCGTCAAGATCGAAAACTACTCCTTTGTAATTCAATTTATAACACCTCTTTAATTATCCTTTCTCCATTTTCAAGCGATATCCTGTCATCATACAGATATATATCAAGGCTGCTGCCATCCAGAAGCTTGAATATTATATTCTTATCATCTATTCTGACATATAGCCTGCAGTTTCTGTATTTTACTTTAAACGATAAGGAATTCCATTCTTTCGGAAGTGCAGGTGTAAAATGAAGCCCATCCGAATATACTTTCATACCTCCAAAGCCACTTATGACGGCGCTCCATGCTCCGGCCATACATGCCGTATGGATGCCGTCTTTAACATTCCCGTTGTAATCATCGAGATCCATTCTTGAAGTCATCATAAAATACCTGTACGCTTTGCTAAAATAACCGATATCATTCGCAAGTATACTGAATATGGAAGATGACAGAGAAGAATCATGAGTCGTAATAGGCTCGTAATAATCATAATTTTTCTTAAGTTCATCCTTGCTGAATAACTCCCCTCGCAAATACATAAGCAGCAAAACATCGGGCTGTTTACAAATTTGGTACCTGTATATATTAAGGTAATGCCTGTGAAGAAGTATGGGCTTTTCATCCTGCGGTATATCATCGGCATTTATTCTTTTTTTATATATAAAGGTATCGTCCTGGGGGATTATGCTAAGCTCTT is a genomic window of Clostridiales bacterium containing:
- the pgmB gene encoding beta-phosphoglucomutase, whose product is MNYKGVVFDLDGVITDTAKYHYLAWKKLADELNIYFDERINERLKGVSRLESLEIILERSDRHFTDGEKEYYANRKNEYYKEMIKGITPHDILPGVSKLIDGLRVSGIKTAVASVSKNAYTVIDNLGIKDKFDYIVDAAKIKHGKPDPEIFINAAQGIKVDPSLCIGIEDSKAGIEAIKRAGMLSVGVGNPQTVKEADVILKDLGNPDDILKLL